A region of the Cotesia glomerata isolate CgM1 unplaced genomic scaffold, MPM_Cglom_v2.3 scaffold_14, whole genome shotgun sequence genome:
GAATTATTTACTACTGTTGATAAATGTATCATCTCAAAAAGTAATCTTTTAAAAGTTTACGAAATAAAATCTGTTCGAAAAATGGTAAGtggtttgtattttttaaattttttctcactattaaaaaatttttgtttttataaccacaaatattttatgtacATAAATGTCtgatatctatttttttttgtttacaggCTGCTGAAATGTTTGATTTCAAGAATTTACGTGAAAGTTTAATCGATGATATTGCTATTGAATATGAGTGGAATGAATCGGAAGAGAGTGATAGTGAGATATTATTTGACTTACAAGGTATTGATGATGATAGTAATTCATGGAGAGAAGGAACAAATCAAACACTGcactacgaaaaaaataaaaatgatagtgCTGATGGtcataacaattattatttaggaaGAGATAGCTTAACACGATGGAGCAAAATCTCAACAGAGAATTCAAGTCCTGATTGCTCCGATTTACTATTTCAATCTGATGGTCCATCAAATGTGGCCTCTAAAGCCAAAACtactaataattgttttaatttgtttgttgATTGTGAGATTTTAAAACTCATAACTCATAATACGAATTTATATATTGCCAGTATCCGCAATCGTTACAGCCGTGATCGAGATTGTAATGATACAAACATTGCTGAAATCCAAACTCTTATTGGTCTACTTTTATTGATGagtttactcaaatcaaaacATGATAATTTTGTTGAGTTATGGGAACAAAACGGGTTAGGAGTAAATGTATTCCGACTTTCTATGACATTGAATCGTTTCAAGTTTTTGCTCCGGAGCTTAAGATTTGGCGatgaaaatgatgaaaattcaaagaaaaaaaaagattgtcTTAGTCCATTAagtaatttacttaatttgTTTATCGCTAAttgtaagaataattttattgttggcTCTGATGTCATATAATATGAGCAGATCGTTGACCATCAAAATTACTGCCCGTCATTGACCTCTCCGAAACAAGAATTTTCACGTTCTGGTATGAAAATTTTCACTCTCGTTGACACTTGTTTTAATTATGTGttgaatatgaaaattttcgtaaaGAAACAGAGAAGAGAATTTAGTAATGGATTGAAtagtattgaaaattacgTAAAGCTTTTAATGAATGGATTCAAGagtaatttacttttaatgaataatttaaccAGTTTTTcgctattaaaaaatcttctaAGAAATAATATCACTGCAATTGGTAAATTAAATGGTAGTGAGCCAGAAATTCCTCCTGAATTTCTGATTAACTCTGATAAAGAACAAGTCGCATCTTTTTATGAATGTCAAAGTAATTTAATGCTTACGGAGTTTTctgataaagaaaataaaaatatgattatattGTCAACTCTACATACTACCGAAGATAATACATACAATCAAAAATCAGCTCGTGAACGTTACATAAATGCGGTTCATGCTACAGAGcgattaaaaaagttttttcttgaaaattcaatttctagGAGAACACGCCGTTTTTCGACGAGAATATGGTTCCATTTACTTGATGTCGCTAGCTTAAACAGCTATATTGTGTATtcgattaataataatttaaacatttcAAGGAGAGATTTCATCAAGCAATTAGGATTATCACTTGTAGAtgaagcaataaaaaaaagagctaagaataaatatttgccTCGACAATTACGAGAAGATGCTGCACAGTTTTCATCTTCAGATTCTTTTTGTCCTAAGCTAGCAGAAACAAATGATAATAAGCCAAAACGTTGCTCTGTTTGTCCAAGATCGAAAGATGTAAAAATACGAACTTCTTGTTGTTTGTGTAAATTGTCAATGTGTAAAAAGCATATGGTTTCAATTTGTccaaaatgcattcatttgttaaatgatgaacaataacaaaataacacttttttttattaattttcggaCGGAATATAAAgtctcgaaaaaaaattataattttattatttgaatataatacgattgaaaaaaaaaaaaaaaaaaacataaatttcattaattttataattatttcatcataaaatatttaattttttttttgtaatttgtgtcttaatcaataaataaatgattgaatatttatttcaaaaaattacgaaaattacttttttatatatatattagactgggccaaaaaaattaactattttttttttttttgtatatcgaaaatattatttgggatgacaaaaaaaaaatgttgtgagaatttgagcccttaatatttatattaagagGTCTATCATcgcaacttttaatttttttttccggaaCGGGTTTTTGTCTCATAACTCCTAAACCATCgaggtaaatgaaataaacttagatgttttttgaagcaaatttaattgtctacaaaaaaagactgattaaaatttttcgtcagatGAACCGTTTTCTTATAAACACGCcttgaaaattgataagatttcagaattttattgtttaactttggaattttgtaattcacttaaaaattagtatcCAGAAGAAATTCAATAGAGATTCTTGAagggaatttaatttcctacaaaaaatgtcTCTTAACATTTTTAGCTAAATTCACTCCTTTGAACGTTATTCAAAGTTAAAGTTgatgtcaaaataaaattctggtTTTTTTcgctgtaaatttaatttttttgagcccattgaaaattttgatctttttatagataataatttttattttatcaacagaattatgaaaaatttgaaaaaatcataatatatttttatttattggcaTTGAAAAGCTATTTTCTGcagaaaattgcattttcacTGTGTTttgatagtttaaaaaataacaatcatgTTGTTTtctcattgaaaattatttactttttatttaatacaaatttatctaCGAGAAT
Encoded here:
- the LOC123273818 gene encoding uncharacterized protein LOC123273818 — its product is MKIFTLVDTCFNYVLNMKIFVKKQRREFSNGLNSIENYVKLLMNGFKSNLLLMNNLTSFSLLKNLLRNNITAIGKLNGSEPEIPPEFLINSDKEQVASFYECQSNLMLTEFSDKENKNMIILSTLHTTEDNTYNQKSARERYINAVHATERLKKFFLENSISRRTRRFSTRIWFHLLDVASLNSYIVYSINNNLNISRRDFIKQLGLSLVDEAIKKRAKNKYLPRQLREDAAQFSSSDSFCPKLAETNDNKPKRCSVCPRSKDVKIRTSCCLCKLSMCKKHMVSICPKCIHLLNDEQ
- the LOC123273819 gene encoding uncharacterized protein LOC123273819, with the protein product MAAEMFDFKNLRESLIDDIAIEYEWNESEESDSEILFDLQGIDDDSNSWREGTNQTLHYEKNKNDSADGHNNYYLGRDSLTRWSKISTENSSPDCSDLLFQSDGPSNVASKAKTTNNCFNLFVDCEILKLITHNTNLYIASIRNRYSRDRDCNDTNIAEIQTLIGLLLLMSLLKSKHDNFVELWEQNGLGVNVFRLSMTLNRFKFLLRSLRFGDENDENSKKKKDCLSPLSNLLNLFIANCKNNFIVGSDVI